The genome window TTTGTTCTTTGATAACCTACAATTTCTAATGTTTTCATTTTGCTTTATTTTTTTGATCATTTTTAAAGTTAAGTTCATTATAAAAACAACGAACTCACCGACTCCTGGTCATGAATATTTCTGATCGCTTTAGCAAATAAGTTTGCAACAGAGAGTACTTTTATTTTTAAAGATTTGTTATTTGATGGTATTGTATCAGATACAACCATTTCTTCCAGCACTGAAGATTCGATTTTATCAATAGCATTTCCCGAAAGCAACGGGTGTGTGCATGCTGCTCTCACTGTTTTAGCGCCTTTATCTTTAAGCGCCTTAGCTGCCAGGCATATTGTTCCACCTGTATCAACAATGTCATCAACCAAAAATACGTCAGCGCCTTTTACATTGCCTATAACCTGCATAGAGGCTATTTCATTGGGTTTTTCCCTGTATTTGTCGCATACTACGATCTCACCTGTAAAATATTTTGCATAACCCCTTGCCCTTCCAACAGCGCCTACATCAGGAGCTGCAAAAATAATATTATTTAGATTAAGTGATTGAATGTAGGGGACAAAAATATTAGAGGCATATAAATGGTCAACAGGCTGGTCAAAAAATCCCTGGATCTGACCGGCATGCAGGTCACAGGTTACTATCCTGTCGGCACCTGCGGCCGAAAGTAAATTGGCAATCAACTTAGCAGAAATAGATACCCTCGGCTTATCCTTTCTGTCTTGCCTGCCATATCCAAAATATGGCATCACCACTGTCACCTGCGCTACTGACGCTCTTTTTGCAGCATCTATCATCAGAAGCAGCTCAAGTAAATTATCAGCAGGAGGGAATGTTGATTGAATTAAGTAAACGTCATAGCCCCTGACCGATTCGTCAAA of Cytophagales bacterium contains these proteins:
- a CDS encoding ribose-phosphate pyrophosphokinase; this encodes MSSVKLFSGTNTTYLAQKIADAYGTKLGLLSTQRFSDGELSPSFDESVRGYDVYLIQSTFPPADNLLELLLMIDAAKRASVAQVTVVMPYFGYGRQDRKDKPRVSISAKLIANLLSAAGADRIVTCDLHAGQIQGFFDQPVDHLYASNIFVPYIQSLNLNNIIFAAPDVGAVGRARGYAKYFTGEIVVCDKYREKPNEIASMQVIGNVKGADVFLVDDIVDTGGTICLAAKALKDKGAKTVRAACTHPLLSGNAIDKIESSVLEEMVVSDTIPSNNKSLKIKVLSVANLFAKAIRNIHDQESVSSLFL